The DNA sequence GCGAGCGATGGCTGGTAAGATAGCCCATCAACCATTCGACACGCGGGTCGAAGTTCCACCAGGTACCGGTATCGCCTTCAAACTCCTGATAAATCTGTTCCGGATAGAGCATATCGCGGGCGCGCTCTTCGGCGTTTTTACGCGTGCCCATAATCCCGGAAACCTTAATGGCCGTCTGGTACTGGGTCGGCAGCGGCAGACGAATCGTGTGCAGCTCGCGTTTCGGGAAGCCTTTTACGCCGTTACGGGTGTTACGGAACAGCACGCGGCTGGTGCCGTGGCGGTCCATCAGCATCGATACCAGCTCCTGACGAGCAACCTGGGCATCATCGCGATCGCTGTTGGCGGCCTGCAATAACGGTTCAATATCCTGTTCGCCGATCAGATCGCTAAGCGCGTTCAGCTCGGTATCGTTTAGCTTATTACCGGCGAGCAGCAGGGCGACGGCATCAGCGACCGGCCGGTAGTTCTGCTGCTCTGCAACAAACTGGGCGAAATCGTGGAAACGGTTAGGATCGAGCAGGCGCAGACGAGCGAAGTGGCTCTCCATGCCCAGCTGTTCCGGCGTTGCGGTGAGCAGCAGAATACCCGGCACGCGTTCGGCAAGCTGCTCAATAGCCTGGTATTCGCGGCTTGGGGCATCTTCGCTCCACACCAGATGATGCGCTTCATCGACGACCATCAGGTCCCACTCGGCATCGCACAGATGTTCCAGACGCTGTTTGCTGCGGCGGACGAAATCCAGCGAGCAGATAACCAGCTGTTCGGTTTCGAAGGGGTTAACGGCATCGTGCTGCGCTTCGGCGTAGCGCTCGTCGTCAAACAGCGAGAAGCGCAGGTTAAAGCGGCGCAGCATTTCCACCAGCCACTGGTGCTGCAGGGTTTCCGGGACGACAATCAGGACGCGTTCGGCAGCGCCGGAGAGCAGCTGCTGATGCAGGATCATCCCGGCTTCAATGGTTTTACCTAAACCGACTTCGTCAGCCAGCAGGACGCGCGGCGCGTGGCGACGACCAACATCGTGAGCGATATTCAGCTGATGCGGGATCAGGCTGGTGCGCTGGCCGCGCAGACCGCTCCAGGGCATGCGGTACTGTTCGCTCTGAAATTTGCGCGCGCGATAGCGCAGGGCGAAACGGTCCATGCGATCGATCTGCCCGGCGAACAGGCGGTCCTGCGGTTTGCTGAACACCAGCTTGCTGTCTAGCAGCACTTCACGCAGGATGACGTTAGCTTCCTGGGTATCAAGGCGGGTGCCAACGTAGGCCAGCAGGCCGTTCTCTTCTTTAACTTCGTCAACCTGGAGTTGCCAGCCTTCATGGCTGGTGATGGTATCGCCCGGGTTAAACATCACGCGGGTGATAGGGGAGTCGTTGCGTGCGTACAGACGGTTTTCGCCGATGGCGGGGAAAAGCAGGGTAACCATGCGTGCGTCCAGCGCAACGACCGTCCCTAATCCCAGTTCGCTCTCTGTGTCGCTAATCCAGCGTTGACCAAGTGTAAAAGGCATATATGTTCGGCTCTTTAGTTCTTTGATTGCAGGCAATAGTTGAGCATCTCCAGGGAGAATCGGAGATACGTCAAAATTGGGTCCAGGAATGGAAAGGGCGCTATATTACTGGATGGCGGAACATTCGTCACGTCCTCCTCACCCTTCATTTTGCGGCTTTTGTGCCAAAAGAAGGGATAAGAAAAGCTCAAAATAGCCCCAGTTGCCCCGTCGCTATTGTAGCAAAATCGTCATCGACAAAGGGAAGAATTCCTTCGGCGACCGGCTCTAATTGCTTAGAGAGATAGTGCTCATAGTCCAGCGGCGATTGCTGATAGTCCACCGGCTCCGGTCCGCCAGTGGTCCAGACATATTTAATGCTGCCGCGCTGTTGATACTGCTGCGGCCTGCCCAGCCTGACGTTTTGTTCGTCAGCGAGCCTTGCCGCGCGCACGTGCGGCGGCACGTTACGTTGATACTCCGCCAGCGGACGACGCAGGCGTTTACGGTAGACCAGCCGATCGTCGAGCTCGCCGTTCATCAGCTTATCAATGGTTTCGCGCACGTACTCGCGATAGGGCTGATTGCGGAAGATAAGCAGATAGAGCTCCTGCTGAAACTGCTGGGCCAGCGGCGTCCAGTCGGTGCGTACCGTCTCCAGCCCTTTAAACACCATGCGCTGCTCGTCAGCTTCCTGAATCATCCCGGCGTAGCGCTTTTTACTGCCGGTATCCGCGCCGCGAATAGTCGGCATTAAAAAGCGGCAGAAGTGGGTTTCGAACTCCAGCTCCAGGGTGCTGACGAGCCCGTCTTTAGCAAGCTCCGTCGCCCACCACTCGTTAACAAAGGTCACCAGCGAACGGCCAATTTTAGCTGCTTCCTCTTCGCTGTGGGCCTGTTTGAGCCACACGAAGGTGGAATCGGTATCGCCGTAGATAACGTCATAGCCCCGGGACTCAATCAGCGCTTTAGTCTGGCGCATTATTGCGTGGCCGCGCATGGTAATGGATGAGGCCAGACGCGGATCGAAAAAGCGGCAGGCGCTGGTGCCGAGCACGCCGTAAAAGGCGTTCATAATGATCTTCAGCGCCTGCGACAGCGGTTTGTTTTTATGCAGTTTTGCTTCGTCGCGCCCGTGCCAGATCTGCCCGACAATTCCCGGCAGGCAGTGCTTTTCTCGCGAGAAACGCGCGCCGAGAAAGCCTTCGGTACTGTGAGCGTCATCGGGCTGCGCCAGACCTTCGACCAGCCCCACCGGGTCGATCAGAAAGGTACGGATAATCGACGGGTACAGGCTTTTATAGTCCAGCACCAGTACCGAGTCGTACAGACCGGGGCGTGAGTCCATCACGTAGCCGCCGGGGCTGGCCTGCGGCGGCACTTCGCCGAGGTTTGGCGCGACGTAGCCGAGACGGTGCATCCGTGGGAAATAGAGATGGCTAAAGGCGGCTACCGAACCGCCGTGACGATCCGCAGGCAGACCGTTGACCGTCGCGCGCTCCAGCAAAAACGGCATGATCTCGGTTTTATGAAAGATGCGCGTGACCAGCTCGCAGTCCTGCAGGTTATAGGTGGCCAGCGCCGGTTTATCGTGGTGAAAGCGGCGGTCGATTTCATCCATTCGATCCCACGGGTTATCAATAGCTTTGCCCTCGCCGAGCAGCTCGCGGGCGACCGATTCCAGGGCAAAAGAGGAGAAATTCCAGAAGGCGGATTTCAGCGCCTCAATGCCGTCGATAATCAGGCGGCCGTTGGCCTGAGCAAAGAAAACGCCATTTTTAAAACCGTGCTCGCGCCACTCCAGCTCGCTGTGGCCGCGCCCGAGCATCAGCGGGATACGATAGCGCTCGGCGTGCTTTTGCAGAACGCGCAAATCAAACTGCACCACGTTCCAGCCGATCAGTACGTCCGGATCGTGGTCGGCAAACCAGGCGTTAAGCTTTTCCAGCAGCAGCGGGCGGCTGGCGACGTACTCCAGTTCGAAGTCGACGGCGGGCGGGGAAGCGGGCGCCGGGCCGAGCATATAGACGACGCGCTGGCCGCAGCCTTCGAGACCGATGCAGTAGAGCTCGCCGTGGCGGCTGGTTTCGATATCCAGAGAAACCCATTTCAGCGGCGGGCGATAGTGGGGATTGGGCTTCAGGCGCGCGTTAACCAACCGCTGGCCGCGCGTCTCGCCTTCAACCCACACCGGGGCGGTGATAAAGCGCTCCATCAAATAGCGTTCCGGCGGACGAACGTCGCCTTCATAAACCGTGACGCCGTTTTCGCGCAGCTTTTTTTCCAGCCGCATCAGCTGGCGGTGAGCGCGACAGTAGAGGCCAAACACCGGCTGGCGATGAAAATCTTGCAGCTTTAGCGTAGCAAGGCGATGGCCGTTTTCTCCCTGCAGCAGGCGTTCAACCTGCGGGCGCTGGGACTCGGGGATGAAAGCCACGGACTCCTGCGGCGGCAGCGTGATCTCAAGCGGGCCGTCATTGGTTGCCAGCCAGAAAGTCAGTTCGGTGCCCTGCGGGGTATCCCGCCAG is a window from the Klebsiella oxytoca genome containing:
- the rapA gene encoding RNA polymerase-associated protein RapA, translating into MPFTLGQRWISDTESELGLGTVVALDARMVTLLFPAIGENRLYARNDSPITRVMFNPGDTITSHEGWQLQVDEVKEENGLLAYVGTRLDTQEANVILREVLLDSKLVFSKPQDRLFAGQIDRMDRFALRYRARKFQSEQYRMPWSGLRGQRTSLIPHQLNIAHDVGRRHAPRVLLADEVGLGKTIEAGMILHQQLLSGAAERVLIVVPETLQHQWLVEMLRRFNLRFSLFDDERYAEAQHDAVNPFETEQLVICSLDFVRRSKQRLEHLCDAEWDLMVVDEAHHLVWSEDAPSREYQAIEQLAERVPGILLLTATPEQLGMESHFARLRLLDPNRFHDFAQFVAEQQNYRPVADAVALLLAGNKLNDTELNALSDLIGEQDIEPLLQAANSDRDDAQVARQELVSMLMDRHGTSRVLFRNTRNGVKGFPKRELHTIRLPLPTQYQTAIKVSGIMGTRKNAEERARDMLYPEQIYQEFEGDTGTWWNFDPRVEWLMGYLTSHRSQKVLVICAKATTALQLEQVLREREGIRAAVFHEGMSIIERDRAAAWFAEEDTGAQVLLCSEIGSEGRNFQFASNLVMFDLPFNPDLLEQRIGRLDRIGQAHDIQIHVPYLEKTAQSVLVRWYHEGLDAFEHTCPTGRTVYDSVHDELINYLATPENTDGFDDLIKACRQQHEALKTQLEQGRDRLLEIHSNGGEKAQQLAESIEEQDDDTSLIAFSMNLFDIVGINQDDRGENLIVLTPSDHMLVPDFPGLPEDGCTITFERDVALSREDAQFITWEHPLIINGLDLILSGDTGSSTISLLKNKALPVGTLLLELIYVVEAQAPKQLQLNRFLPPTPVRMLLDKNGNNLAGQVEFESFNRQLSAVNRHTGSKLVNAVQQDVHAILQQGEGQAAKAAQALIDAARQEADDKLTAELSRLEALRAVNPNIRDDELAAIESNRQQVMDALAQAGWRLDALRLIVVTHQ
- the polB gene encoding DNA polymerase II, encoding MTQPREGFLLTRHWRDTPQGTELTFWLATNDGPLEITLPPQESVAFIPESQRPQVERLLQGENGHRLATLKLQDFHRQPVFGLYCRAHRQLMRLEKKLRENGVTVYEGDVRPPERYLMERFITAPVWVEGETRGQRLVNARLKPNPHYRPPLKWVSLDIETSRHGELYCIGLEGCGQRVVYMLGPAPASPPAVDFELEYVASRPLLLEKLNAWFADHDPDVLIGWNVVQFDLRVLQKHAERYRIPLMLGRGHSELEWREHGFKNGVFFAQANGRLIIDGIEALKSAFWNFSSFALESVARELLGEGKAIDNPWDRMDEIDRRFHHDKPALATYNLQDCELVTRIFHKTEIMPFLLERATVNGLPADRHGGSVAAFSHLYFPRMHRLGYVAPNLGEVPPQASPGGYVMDSRPGLYDSVLVLDYKSLYPSIIRTFLIDPVGLVEGLAQPDDAHSTEGFLGARFSREKHCLPGIVGQIWHGRDEAKLHKNKPLSQALKIIMNAFYGVLGTSACRFFDPRLASSITMRGHAIMRQTKALIESRGYDVIYGDTDSTFVWLKQAHSEEEAAKIGRSLVTFVNEWWATELAKDGLVSTLELEFETHFCRFLMPTIRGADTGSKKRYAGMIQEADEQRMVFKGLETVRTDWTPLAQQFQQELYLLIFRNQPYREYVRETIDKLMNGELDDRLVYRKRLRRPLAEYQRNVPPHVRAARLADEQNVRLGRPQQYQQRGSIKYVWTTGGPEPVDYQQSPLDYEHYLSKQLEPVAEGILPFVDDDFATIATGQLGLF